A single window of Salvia splendens isolate huo1 chromosome 8, SspV2, whole genome shotgun sequence DNA harbors:
- the LOC121744526 gene encoding protein DA1-related 1-like → MGWLTKILKGSSHKISEEHFHCDHNDDEVTWEAARVSRGSSDFDTEEIDRAIALSIAEDDEKGKKVIDTDSQLEEDEQLAKALQESFNLESPPPQHEHRSLFTPFQFLDPSRYRICAGCKSQIGQGRYLSCMGAVWHPGCFRCRACDQPISEIEFSMMDDHPYHKSCYMELHHPKCDVCKNFIPANAGGLIEYRAHPFWPQKYCPSHEHDGTPRCCSCEKMEPVDSRYLHLEDGRKLCLECLDSSIMDTHECQPLYLEIQDFYEGLNMKVEQQIPLLLVERQALNEAIEEEKKGHHRVSETRGLCLSEEQIITMVSRRPRIGGYRVLDLFTEQYRLVRQSEVTAILVLYGLPRLLTGSILAHEMMHAWLRLKGYPTLDPKVEEGICQVLAHMWLDSEIAGASASATATATSSSSSSNQPSSKKGQRSQFERKLGEFFKHQIETSSSPVYGDGFREGNEAVEKYDLKRTLDHIRLTGCFP, encoded by the exons ATGGGGTGGCTGACCAAGATTTTGAAAGGCTCCAGTCACAAAATCTCAGAAGAGCATTTTCATTGCGATCACAACGATGATGAGGTAACTTGGGAAGCAGCTCGTGTTTCGCGG GGCTCATCAGATTTTGACACAGAAGAAATTGACAGAGCAATCGCGCTTTCCATTGCTGAGGACGATGAGAAAGGAAAGAAAGTTATAG ATACCGATTCTCAGTTAGAGGAAGACGAACAGCTTGCTAAGGCGCTTCAAGAAAGTTTCAATCTCGAGTCTCCACCTCCTCAGCACGAACATAGAAGTCTTTTCACACCCTTTCAATTCCTCGATCCTTCAAGATATAG AATATGTGCTGGTTGTAAAAGCCAAATTGGACAAGGGAGATACTTGAGTTGCATGGGAGCTGTTTGGCATCCAGGATGTTTCCGTTGTCGTGCTTGTGATCAGCCGATATCTGAAATAGAG TTCTCGATGATGGATGACCACCCGTACCATAAATCGTGCTACATGGAGCTGCATCATCCCAAATGTGATGTCTGCAAGAATTTT ATCCCAGCAAATGCTGGTGGCCTTATTGAGTACAGAGCACATCCATTCTGGCCTCAGAAGTACTGCCCTTCTCACGAGCATGATGGAACGCCGCGTTGCTGCAGCTGCGAGAAAATGGAA CCGGTAGATTCTCGGTATTTGCATCTCGAGGATGGAAGAAAGCTCTGTTTGGAGTGTTTGGACTCGTCGATAATGGACACTCACGAGTGCCAGCCTCTTTACCTTGAGATACAAGATTTCTATGAAGGTCTAAACATGAAGGTGGAGCAGCAGATTCCTTTGCTCTTAGTTGAAAGACAAGCACTAAACGAAGCCAtcgaagaagagaaaaag GGTCATCACCGTGTGTCCGAGACTCGAGGACTTTGCCTGTCTGAAGAGCAGATCATTACCATG GTGTCGAGGAGGCCAAGAATCGGAGGCTACCGGGTACTAGACTTGTTTACCGAGCAGTATAGGCTGGTCCGCCAGAGTGAAGTAACAGCAATTCTTGTTTTGTATGGCCTTCCACG GTTGTTGACCGGATCCATCCTCGCCCACGAGATGATGCATGCTTGGTTGCGCCTCAAAG GTTATCCAACTTTGGATCCAAAGGTGGAAGAAGGTATTTGCCAAGTGCTAGCTCACATGTGGTTGGATTCCGAGATTGCAGGTGCTTCTGCTTCGGCTACGGCTACGGCTACATCTTCGTCATCCTCGTCTAACCAGCCATCATCGAAGAAGGGGCAACGGTCCCAGTTCGAGAGAAAACTGGGTGAATTTTTCAAGCACCAGATCGAAACAAGCTCGTCTCCGGTTTATGGAGATGGTTTCAGAGAGGGAAATGAGGCAGTGGAAAAGTATGACCTAAAGAGGACTCTTGATCACATTCGCTTAACCGGTTGTTTTCCATGA
- the LOC121744525 gene encoding serine/threonine receptor-like kinase NFP, with product MAISLVTFLIITSQILTFSAASQFVNNTAVTDFRSSADSPSSCEAYITYRFRPPYANLGSISDLFGTSRLEIAAATNLTSEDAPLVPNQLLLVPITCTSNGTHYFSNVTYKIKKDDNLYSVQVKAFQNLTDYHLVENTNRELNPTNLTIGEEVVFPLFCKCPGESYKGKGIQFLTTYVWQPGDDVETVSAMFQTAASDIETANNNRNFTAAVCLPVLIPEKTPVLVQPFPTSASRGKSKRQRILIASSSALALIVLAGFAAFFFISLKKKKMLDQNSPSLLETSDHFAIYQASKDEKLKAKTGQDKLLPGVSGYLGKPIVYDLNVILKATMNLSERYRIGGSVYKATINDQVLAVKKTRDATEEVQILQRVNHANLVKLMGVSSDNAGNLFIAYEYVENGSLDNWLSLNAPASAKSLVWSQRLVIALDVANGLHYMHEHTQPSIVHKDVRTSNILLDSNFRAKISNLSLARRATSPIMLNIDVFSFGVVLLELLSGKKVVETKDDGEVVMLWKDVKGVLDVEDQRKERLRRWMDPYLESFYPIDDALSLATLARACTSENSMERPTMGEVVFNLSVLTQSSPQMSETSWVSKFETEEISPVITPVEAR from the coding sequence ATGGCAATCTCACTTGTTACATTTTTGATAATCACTTCACAAATTCTCACCTTTTCTGCTGCTTCTCAGTTTGTTAACAACACTGCTGTTACTGACTTCCGATCATCAGCGGACTCACCATCATCGTGTGAGGCGTACATTACATATCGCTTTAGGCCACCTTATGCCAACCTTGGAAGTATATCCGATCTGTTTGGCACGAGCAGGTTAGAGATAGCAGCAGCCACTAATCTAACGTCGGAGGATGCTCCACTGGTTCCGAATCAGCTGTTGCTGGTGCCAATCACTTGCACTTCAAACGGGACGCACTATTTCTCCAACGTTACATACAAGATAAAGAAGGACGACAACTTATACTCCGTTCAAGTGAAGGCTTTCCAGAATCTAACCGACTATCATTTGGTTGAAAACACGAACCGGGAGTTGAATCCTACCAACTTGACGATAGGGGAGGAAGTCGTGTTTCCTTTATTCTGCAAGTGCCCTGGAGAGTCTTATAAAGGAAAGGGAATTCAGTTCCTCACTACTTATGTATGGCAGCCAGGCGACGACGTAGAGACTGTGAGTGCTATGTTTCAGACAGCAGCTTCAGATATTGAGACAGCAAACAACAACAGAAATTTCACTGCTGCAGTCTGTCTTCCTGTGCTGATTCCAGAGAAGACGCCGGTCCTTGTGCAACCTTTTCCCACTTCAGCTTCGCGTGGTAAATCCAAACGCCAACGGATTCTGATAGCTAGCTCAAGTGCTCTGGCTTTGATAGTTTTAGCAGGTTTTGCAGCATTCTTTTTTATATCACTCAAGAAAAAGAAGATGTTGGATCAAAATAGTCCATCTCTTCTGGAGACGTCGGATCATTTTGCGATTTATCAAGCCTCCAAAGACGAGAAGTTAAAGGCCAAGACGGGACAGGACAAGCTGCTCCCGGGAGTATCAGGCTATCTTGGCAAGCCAATAGTGTATGATCTGAATGTGATTCTGAAGGCAACTATGAACCTGAGTGAACGGTACAGAATTGGAGGGTCGGTCTACAAGGCCACGATCAACGACCAGGTTCTTGCTGTGAAGAAAACACGAGATGCAACGGAAGAAGTCCAAATACTACAGAGAGTGAATCATGCAAACTTGGTGAAGTTAATGGGAGTCTCCTCTGATAATGCTGGTAACTTATTCATAGCCTATGAGTACGTCGAGAATGGATCGTTGGACAACTGGCTCTCCCTGAATGCTCCAGCCTCAGCCAAATCCCTTGTTTGGAGTCAAAGACTGGTTATAGCTCTAGATGTTGCCAACGGTCTACACTACATGCACGAGCATACTCAACCGAGCATCGTCCACAAGGATGTCCGTACGAGCAACATACTCCTCGACTCCAACTTCAGAGCAAAGATATCCAATCTATCTTTAGCCAGGAGAGCTACTTCTCCCATCATGCTAAACATTGATGTGTTCTCTTTTGGGGTGGTGCTCCTGGAGCTGCTCTCGGGAAAGAAAGTTGTGGAAACGAAGGATGATGGCGAAGTCGTGATGCTGTGGAAGGACGTGAAGGGAGTGTTGGATGTTGAAGATCAAAGGAAGGAGAGGCTAAGAAGATGGATGGATCCGTATTTGGAAAGCTTCTACCCTATTGACGACGCGCTAAGCTTGGCGACGTTGGCTAGAGCTTGTACGTCGGAGAATTCCATGGAGAGACCGACGATGGGGGAGGTCGTCTTCAATCTTAGTGTCCTCACTCAGTCATCTCCTCAAATGAGTGAAACATCTTGGGTTTCCAAGTTTGAAACAGAGGAGATCTCCCCTGTTATCACTCCAGTCGAAGCTCGATGA
- the LOC121744527 gene encoding GDSL esterase/lipase At1g54790-like, whose protein sequence is MPSTLLIIIIIIIFFIFSAAVTAVDFSYPAVFNFGDSNSDSGNLVAGMADNLQLPNGQTYFQKPSGRFCDGRLIIDFLMDAMELPLLNPYLESIAAPIFKRGCNFAAAGATTLPATANSVCPFSFKIQVAQFLRFKAKAMDILTKSRKYDKYLPAQDYLAKALYMFDIGQNDLAGAFYSKTLDQVLASIPIILSAFQDGIQKLYDEGARNFWIHNTGPLGCLPQNMAKFGGDPSKLDELGCVASHNQASKLFNLQLHALCKKLQGQYQDADVTYVDIYTVKSNLIANYSRYGFEQALMACCGYGGPPLNYDARISCGETKVLNGSSVTAKGCNDTTEYISWDGIHYTDAANQYVASQILTGKYSDPPFPDKMPSLLNLKFSSF, encoded by the exons ATGCCTTCTACCttgctcatcatcatcatcatcatcattttcttcatcttctctgCAGCCGTCACCGCCGTTGATTTCAGCTATCCGGCAGTTTTCAACTTCGGTGACTCCAATTCTGATAGCGGCAACCTTGTGGCTGGCATGGCCGACAACCTTCAACTGCCCAACGGCCAGACTTACTTCCAGAAGCCCTCGGGAAGGTTCTGCGATGGCCGCTTGATCATCGACTTTCTAA TGGATGCAATGGAGTTGCCCTTGTTGAATCCATATTTGGAGTCAATCGCAGCGCCAATTTTCAAAAGAGGCTGCAACTTTGCAGCTGCAGGCGCCACCACTCTTCCGGCCACAGCTAACTCGGTTTGCCCGTTTTCGTTCAAGATTCAAGTAGCTCAGTTTCTGAGGTTCAAGGCAAAAGCTATGGATATCCTCACTAAAT CCAGGAAATATGACAAATACCTGCCGGCTCAGGATTACTTGGCGAAGGCGCTCTACATGTTCGACATAGGCCAAAATGACCTCGCTGGCGCCTTCTACTCCAAGACGCTCGATCAAGTTCTTGCTTCGATCCCAATCATTTTATCAGCATTTCAAGATGGGATTCAG AAACTGTACGACGAAGGGGCTAGAAACTTCTGGATTCACAACACCGGCCCCCTCGGCTGCTTGCCTCAAAACATGGCCAAATTCGGAGGTGACCCCTCCAAGCTGGACGAGCTTGGATGTGTCGCCTCTCACAATCAAGCTTCAAAACTCTTCAACTTACAATTGCACGCTCTCTGCAAAAAGCTGCAGGGGCAGTATCAAGACGCAGACGTCACGTATGTCGACATTTACACAGTCAAGTCCAACCTCATTGCAAACTACTCCAGATATG GATTCGAGCAGGCGTTGATGGCGTGCTGCGGGTATGGAGGGCCGCCACTGAACTACGATGCACGGATTTCCTGCGGTGAGACGAAGGTTTTGAATGGCAGTTCAGTGACGGCCAAAGGATGCAATGACACCACAGAATACATAAGCTGGGATGGAATCCATTACACTGACGCTGCAAATCAGTATGTTGCCTCACAGATTCTCACTGGAAAATACTCTGATCCACCATTTCCTGACAAAATGCCTTCCCTTCTAAACCTTAAATTCTCatcattctaa
- the LOC121745632 gene encoding protein YeeZ-like, which translates to MSILSQQLTYMEIGCASRQLSPINLRFNQTFTFLPATVRCEAKAFPELSTGDQMFILGMGFVGKFFVADLKNKGWVVRGSCTSTGKKKQLEDLGYSAYAFDANLPQDEVLEVVKNHTHLVISIPPLKGVGDPILCHEGLLERALKGGRLRWLVYLSSTSVYGDSGGAWVDEDYPVKPESELARARLAAETQWLCFGQNLGIAAHVFRLGGIYGPGRSAVDTILKQGPMSKCQKARLLKDYTSRVHVADICQALHASILHPSPGKIYNIVDDDPAPREEVFEFARKLVEEKLLGHVYAERGEAVLVSEKPSKSTKRVSNARMKKELGVTLRYPSYRSGLGGIMEHTSPVS; encoded by the exons ATGTCAATTTTATCTCAACAGCTTACATATATGGAGATTGGCTGCGCTTCAAGGCAATTGTCGCCGATTAATCTCCGATTTAATCAAACCTTTACTTTCCTGCCGGCAACAGTAAGATGCGAAGCAAAAGCatttccagaactatcaacggGTGATCAAATGTTCATTCTTGGAATGGGTTTCGTCGGAAAATTCTTCGTTGCAGATTTGAAGAACAAAGGATG GGTAGTGAGAGGGAGCTGTACCAGCACTGGGAAGAAGAAACAACTCGAAGATTTGGGATATTCAGCTTACGCATTCGACGCAAATCTCCCTCA GGATGAGGTCCTAGAGGTTGTGAAAAACCATACTCATCTCGTTATATCTATTCCGCCTCTTAAGGGTGTTGGTGATCCG ATTCTTTGTCATGAAGGACTATTAGAGAGGGCACTGAAGGGTGGTAGACTCAGGTGGCTTGTCTACTTGTCCTCAACTA GTGTATATGGAGACTCGGGTGGTGCATGGGTAGATGAAGA TTATCCAGTAAAACCAGAAAGTGAACTTGCCCGTGCAAGATTAGCTGCTGAGACACAATGGCTATGTTTCGGTCAAAATCTTGGTATTGCAGCACATGTGTTTCGTCTAGGAGGTATATACGGCCCTGGTAGAAG TGCTGTTGATACTATACTTAAGCAGGGGCCGATGTCAAAGTGTCAGAAAGCAAGATTATTAAAAGACTACACATCTCGCGTGCATGTTGCTGACATATGCCAAGCACTGCATGCCAGTATTTTGCATCCGTCACCCGG GAAGATATATAACATTGTGGATGATGATCCTGCCCCACGAGAGGAGGTATTTGAGTTTGCTCGAAAGTTGGTTGAAGAAAAACTTCTGGGTCATGTATATGCTGAGAGAGGAGAAGCAGTACTTGTTTCGGAGAAACCTTCCAAGTCGACAAAACGAGTCTCAAATGCTCGTATGAAGAAAGAACTGGGGGTGACCTTACGTTATCCTAGTTACAGGTCTGGACTAGGAGGCATCATGGAGCACACGTCACCAGTGTCGTGA
- the LOC121744323 gene encoding E3 ubiquitin-protein ligase RNF185-like, which yields MDAAVAEEGGETAGFECNICFGLAEDPVITRCGHLHCWPCLCEWLRFHSQCHECPVCKAVIREEELIPLNGRGDTAFHRRPPPDSDIRRSGRLIRPRVVRVRLREFSGYGWYGGELEGGEENSINNGDNMKKIIFFILLFVVFDFLII from the coding sequence ATGGACGCGGCGGTGGCGGAGGAGGGCGGCGAAACCGCAGGTTTCGAGTGCAATATCTGCTTCGGATTAGCCGAAGATCCGGTGATCACACGGTGCGGGCATCTCCATTGCTGGCCGTGCCTCTGCGAATGGCTGCGATTCCACTCGCAATGCCACGAATGCCCCGTTTGCAAGGCCGTGATCCGAGAGGAGGAGCTGATTCCGCTCAACGGAAGGGGCGATACAGCGTTTCATCGGCGGCCGCCGCCTGATTCTGATATTCGGCGGAGCGGCAGATTGATTCGGCCTAGGGTTGTGAGGGTGCGGTTGCGGGAGTTTTCTGGATACGGTTGGTATGGTGGGGAATTGGAGGGTGGTGAAGAGAATAGTATTAATAATGGTGATAATATGAAGAAGATTATCTTTTTCATTCTTCTCTTTGTAGTTTTTGATTTCTTAATAATTTGA
- the LOC121743037 gene encoding elongation of fatty acids protein 3-like translates to MAPANSLTYYLSEHPSIVAFRWSHAQTWGSTWSFLFSSIAVYLASAVALHAAASVLSRHRRPVPLGPLPAVHSLSMALLSATIFAGILVSAAAEIRDTRWLWRRARSRTTPFEWLLCFPLGTRPSGRVFFWSYIYYLSRFLHALRTFVSIFRYRRLSSFKLFNHSILIFMSFLWLEFSQSFQVLAILLTTLVYSVVYAYRFWTAIGLPAACFPFVVSCQLALLTCNLVCHVGVLFLHCLKGGCNGIGAWLLNSVLNGAILFLFLNFYVRMHLRKRKPSSPSARGGGDDHHPLLKSKIF, encoded by the coding sequence ATGGCCCCCGCCAACAGCCTTACCTATTACCTGTCGGAGCACCCCTCCATCGTGGCCTTCCGGTGGAGCCACGCCCAAACGTGGGGCTCGACGTGGTCGTTCCTCTTCTCCTCCATCGCCGTGTACCTCGCCTCCGCCGTCGCCCTTcacgccgccgcctccgtcctCTCCCGCCACCGCCGCCCCGTCCCCCTGGGCCCCCTCCCCGCCGTCCACTCCCTCTCCATGGCCCTCCTCTCCGCCACCATCTTCGCCGGCATCCTcgtctccgccgccgccgagaTCCGCGACACGCGCTGGCTGTGGCGCCGCGCCCGCTCCCGCACCACCCCCTTCGAGTGGCTCCTCTGTTTCCCCCTGGGCACGCGCCCCTCTGGCCGCGTCTTCTTCTGGTCCTACATCTACTACCTCTCGCGTTTCCTCCACGCGCTCCGCACCTTCGTCTCCATCTTCCGCTACCGCCGCCTCTCCTCCTTCAAGCTCTTCAACCACTCCATCCTCATCTTCATGTCCTTTCTCTGGCTTGAATTCTCCCAATCCTTCCAGGTCCTCGCCATCCTCCTCACCACGCTCGTCTATTCCGTCGTCTACGCCTACCGATTCTGGACCGCGATCGGGCTGCCGGCGGCCTGTTTTCCGTTCGTCGTTAGCTGCCAGCTGGCGCTGCTGACGTGTAATCTGGTGTGCCACGTCGGCGTCCTGTTTCTCCACTGTCTCAAGGGCGGATGCAACGGGATTGGGGCCTGGCTTCTCAACTCCGTTCTCAACGGCGCCATTCTCTTCCTCTTTCTCAATTTCTACGTCAGAATGCATCTCCGCAAAAGGAAGCCCTCCTCCCCCTCCGctcgcggcggcggcgacgatcATCATCCGCTTCTCAAATCCAAAATTTTTTGA